One window of Candidatus Portiera aleyrodidarum genomic DNA carries:
- the rpoC gene encoding DNA-directed RNA polymerase subunit beta': MNDLVKKIKSKTYYEEFDAIKISLASPEMIRSWSYGEVKKPETINYRTLKPERDGLFCAKIFGPIKDYECICGKYKRMKHRGIICEKCGVEVTKTCVRRERMSHIELASPVAHIWFLKSLPSRIGMLLDMTLRDIERILYFEVFVVIEPGMTNLNKGQLLNEEKYFEAIEEYGDEFKARMGAEAIKKLLEDIDLVEEIEKLRKEIKEVNSENKMKRLSKRLKLIESFKKSGNKPSWMILDVLPILPPDLRPLVPLDGGRFATSDLNDLYRRVINRNNRLKRLIELKAPEIIVRNEKRMLQEAVDALLDNGRRGRAIIGSNKRPLKSLADMIKGKQGRFRQNLLGKRVDYSGRSVITVGPNLRLKQCGLPKKMAIELFKPFIYSKLQRNGHAATIKAAKKMVEKEVPEVWDILADVICEHPVLLNRAPTLHRLGIQAFEPILIEGKAIQLHPLVCAAYNADFDGDQMAVHVPLTLESQLEARELMMSTKNLLSPASGEPIIVPSQDVVLGLYYMTRDKGNVKGEGMIFSNISEVELAYSNKKVDLHARIKVRLTDWIKDEKQKLIKQTSIRSTTVGRAMLYSMLPKGMSFELINRPMKKKVISKLINLVYRNIGLKEAVKLADKLMYTGFKLATWSGASIGVNDFIIPSSKEYIINKAEKEVKEIGKQYIYGLVTLGEKYNKVIDIWSKANDKVAKAMMKGISKNVVIDKVGKQVEEESFNSVFIMADSGARGSAAQIRQLAGMRGLMTKPDGSIIETPITANFREGLNVLQYFISTHGARKGLADTALKTANSGYLTRRLVDVAQDVVITEIDCNTQEGLLMYSVIEGGDIRVSITEKILGRILAKNILDLNGKVLIKAGTLLDEEWCNKIYRLGIDEVFVRSIINCETLYGVCVMCYGRDLSRGNLVKIGESVGVIAAQSIGEPGTQLTMRTFHIGGAASRTLIKDNVQVKYGGIIRFHNMKAVERNDKKLIVVSRYSAIYIIDKKGREKEYYRLPYGTELNIREGKFVNAGTIIANWDPHTHPIISEVSGYIKFIEMEEGLTMHSTVDEMTGISSIEILEIGSRPVSGRDKRPRIMLQDEEGKEISLPGYNTPVQYSLPGKALISVENGRKIGVGEIISRIPVEALGNKDITGGLPRVADLVEARKPKEYAIMAEITGRIKFGKETKGKRRIIINSEESGEKKEILINKGRQLSVFEGDKVEKGEVISDGPSNPHDILRLLGVEELAKYIINEIQEVYRLQGVGINDKHIEVIVRQMLRKVKIIDSGDSNFIKGDQVEVVSVLEENRKLYKLKKKIIIYERILLGITKASLATSSFISAASFQETTRVLTEAAVNGRYDKLRGLKENVVVGRLIPAGTGLAYHNERRRKNSKKH, encoded by the coding sequence ATGAATGATTTGGTAAAAAAAATAAAATCTAAAACATATTATGAAGAATTTGATGCAATAAAAATTTCATTAGCTTCTCCAGAAATGATAAGATCATGGTCATATGGGGAGGTAAAAAAACCAGAAACAATTAATTATCGTACATTAAAACCAGAAAGAGATGGATTATTTTGTGCAAAAATATTTGGTCCTATAAAAGATTATGAATGTATTTGTGGTAAGTATAAAAGAATGAAACATAGAGGAATAATATGTGAAAAATGTGGTGTAGAGGTTACTAAAACATGTGTACGTAGAGAAAGAATGAGTCATATAGAGTTAGCATCTCCTGTAGCACATATATGGTTTTTAAAATCATTACCAAGCAGGATAGGGATGTTATTAGATATGACGTTAAGAGATATAGAAAGAATTTTATATTTTGAAGTTTTTGTAGTGATAGAACCAGGGATGACAAATCTTAATAAAGGTCAATTATTAAATGAAGAAAAATATTTTGAAGCAATAGAAGAATATGGTGATGAATTTAAGGCAAGAATGGGTGCAGAAGCTATAAAAAAATTATTAGAAGATATAGATTTAGTAGAAGAAATAGAGAAATTAAGAAAAGAAATAAAAGAAGTTAATTCAGAAAATAAAATGAAAAGATTATCTAAAAGGTTAAAATTAATAGAATCATTTAAAAAATCAGGAAATAAACCTAGTTGGATGATTTTAGATGTTTTACCTATATTACCTCCAGATTTAAGACCATTAGTACCATTGGATGGAGGAAGGTTTGCAACTTCGGATTTAAATGATTTATATAGGCGTGTTATTAATAGGAATAATAGATTAAAAAGATTAATTGAATTAAAAGCTCCAGAAATTATTGTACGTAATGAAAAAAGAATGTTACAAGAAGCCGTAGATGCGTTATTAGATAATGGAAGAAGAGGAAGAGCAATTATAGGTTCAAATAAAAGACCGTTAAAATCATTAGCAGATATGATAAAAGGGAAACAGGGAAGATTTCGTCAAAATTTATTAGGTAAACGTGTAGATTATTCAGGAAGATCGGTAATTACCGTAGGTCCTAATTTAAGATTAAAGCAATGTGGTTTACCAAAAAAAATGGCTATAGAATTATTTAAACCTTTTATATATTCAAAATTACAAAGAAATGGACATGCAGCAACAATAAAAGCAGCAAAAAAAATGGTTGAAAAAGAAGTACCAGAGGTATGGGATATATTAGCAGATGTAATTTGTGAACATCCAGTGTTATTGAATAGAGCACCTACCTTACATAGATTAGGTATTCAAGCGTTTGAGCCAATTTTAATAGAAGGTAAAGCAATACAATTACATCCATTAGTATGTGCAGCATATAACGCAGATTTTGATGGTGATCAAATGGCAGTACATGTACCCTTGACATTGGAATCACAATTAGAAGCTAGAGAATTAATGATGTCCACCAAGAATTTATTATCTCCAGCAAGTGGAGAACCTATAATAGTACCATCACAAGATGTAGTGTTAGGTTTATATTATATGACAAGGGATAAAGGTAATGTAAAAGGTGAAGGGATGATATTTTCTAATATAAGCGAAGTGGAATTAGCTTATAGCAATAAAAAAGTTGATTTACATGCTCGTATTAAAGTAAGGTTAACAGATTGGATAAAAGATGAAAAACAAAAATTAATTAAACAAACATCAATACGCAGTACTACTGTAGGTCGTGCTATGTTATATAGTATGTTGCCTAAGGGAATGAGTTTTGAATTAATAAATAGACCTATGAAAAAAAAAGTAATATCTAAATTAATTAATTTAGTTTATAGAAATATTGGATTAAAAGAAGCTGTTAAATTAGCAGATAAACTTATGTATACAGGTTTTAAATTAGCTACTTGGTCAGGTGCATCAATTGGAGTGAATGATTTTATTATACCGAGTTCAAAAGAATATATAATAAATAAAGCTGAAAAAGAAGTAAAAGAAATAGGAAAACAATATATTTATGGACTTGTAACATTAGGAGAAAAATATAATAAAGTAATTGATATTTGGTCAAAAGCTAATGATAAAGTAGCAAAAGCTATGATGAAAGGGATATCTAAAAATGTTGTAATAGATAAAGTAGGAAAACAAGTTGAAGAAGAATCTTTTAATAGTGTATTTATTATGGCAGATTCAGGAGCAAGAGGAAGTGCAGCTCAAATTAGACAATTAGCAGGTATGCGTGGTTTAATGACAAAACCAGATGGTTCTATTATTGAAACACCTATAACAGCAAATTTTCGTGAAGGATTAAATGTATTACAATATTTTATATCAACTCATGGTGCTAGAAAAGGTTTAGCAGATACAGCATTAAAAACAGCGAATTCAGGATATTTAACAAGAAGATTAGTAGATGTAGCACAAGATGTAGTGATAACGGAAATAGATTGTAATACACAAGAGGGTTTATTAATGTATTCAGTAATAGAAGGAGGGGATATAAGAGTATCAATAACTGAAAAAATATTAGGTAGAATATTAGCCAAAAATATTTTAGATTTAAATGGGAAAGTATTAATAAAAGCAGGTACATTATTAGATGAAGAATGGTGTAATAAAATATATAGACTAGGAATAGATGAAGTGTTTGTACGTAGTATAATAAATTGTGAAACTTTATATGGTGTTTGTGTAATGTGTTATGGTAGAGATTTATCGAGAGGAAATTTAGTAAAGATTGGAGAATCAGTAGGGGTAATAGCAGCGCAATCTATAGGTGAACCAGGTACTCAATTAACTATGCGTACTTTTCATATTGGTGGAGCAGCATCACGGACTTTAATAAAAGATAATGTTCAAGTTAAGTATGGTGGTATAATAAGGTTTCATAACATGAAAGCAGTAGAAAGAAATGATAAAAAATTAATAGTGGTTTCTCGTTACAGCGCAATATATATTATTGATAAAAAAGGTAGAGAAAAGGAATATTATAGATTACCATATGGCACAGAATTAAATATTAGAGAAGGAAAGTTTGTTAACGCTGGTACAATAATAGCTAATTGGGATCCTCATACACATCCAATAATATCAGAGGTATCAGGATATATAAAGTTTATTGAAATGGAAGAAGGGTTGACGATGCATAGTACTGTAGATGAAATGACAGGTATATCTTCTATAGAAATATTAGAAATAGGGAGTAGACCAGTATCAGGTAGAGATAAAAGACCAAGAATTATGTTACAAGATGAAGAAGGGAAGGAAATATCATTACCAGGTTATAATACACCAGTTCAATATAGTTTACCAGGGAAGGCTTTGATTTCAGTAGAAAATGGTAGAAAAATAGGGGTAGGTGAAATAATATCAAGAATACCTGTAGAAGCATTAGGAAATAAAGATATAACAGGAGGGTTACCTCGTGTAGCTGATTTAGTTGAAGCAAGAAAACCAAAAGAATATGCAATAATGGCAGAAATAACAGGTAGAATAAAATTTGGAAAGGAAACAAAAGGTAAACGTAGAATAATAATAAATTCAGAAGAAAGCGGGGAAAAAAAAGAAATATTAATTAATAAAGGCCGTCAACTAAGTGTTTTTGAAGGTGATAAAGTAGAGAAAGGAGAAGTAATTTCTGATGGCCCAAGTAATCCACATGATATATTACGTTTATTAGGGGTAGAGGAGTTAGCAAAGTATATTATAAATGAAATACAAGAAGTATATAGATTACAGGGTGTTGGAATAAATGATAAACATATTGAAGTAATAGTAAGACAAATGTTACGTAAAGTAAAAATTATAGATTCAGGAGATAGTAATTTTATTAAAGGTGATCAAGTAGAAGTAGTATCGGTTTTAGAAGAAAATAGAAAATTATATAAATTGAAAAAAAAAATAATTATATATGAAAGAATATTACTAGGAATTACTAAAGCATCATTAGCAACTTCATCATTTATTTCAGCAGCATCATTTCAAGAAACAACACGTGTGTTAACAGAAGCAGCAGTTAATGGAAGATATGATAAGTTAAGAGGTTTAAAAGAAAATGTAGTAGTAGGTAGATTAATCCCAGCAGGAACAGGTTTAGCATATCACAATGAACGTCGTAGGAAAAATAGTAAAAAGCATTAG